Proteins encoded together in one Kwoniella shandongensis chromosome 3, complete sequence window:
- a CDS encoding pre-mRNA-processing-splicing factor 8: MSGPPPGFAATSASAAPPGFPPNGDSNSNSEVRMDGDFFGQLSQEEIEKKARKWRGAQKRRFNTKRRQGGGGGVDFGKADLPPEHIRKIIKDHGDMSNRKFRNDKRVHLGALKYVPHAVMKLLENIPMPWEQVREVPVLYHISGAITFVNEVPRVIEPVFHAQWASMWLAMRREKRDRRHFKRMRFPPFDDEEPPMDYGDNVLDVEPLEAIQLELDEEDDEAILDWFYDPKPLLDTPHVNGSSYRYFQLTLPQLSNLYRIGRQLLSDYSDNNAFYLFDKKSFFTAKALNIALPGGPKFEPLYRDMEAFDEDWNEFNDINKVIIRGVIRSEYKVAFPHLYNSLPRSVHIGVYHEPKNVYIKTDDPDLPAFYFDPLINPISQRVVQEAHTPLISHEDSVFGFGNEEDEDFELPDELEPFLEDRDLSNENTADAIALYWAPYPYNLRSGKTRRAQDIPMIKNFYLEHCPSDQPVKIRVSYQKLLKIYVLNALHHKRPKAMAKRNLFRSLKNTKFFQTTTLDWVEAGLQVCRQGYNMLNLLIHRKNLNYLHLDYNLNLKPIKTLTTKERKKSRFGNAFHLCREILRLTKLIVDAHVQFRLGNVDAFQLADGLQYMFAHVGQLTGMYRYKYKLMRQIRQCKDLKHLIYSRFNTGPVGKGPGVGFWAPGWRVWLFFLRGIVPLLERWLSNLLARQFEGRNSKGIAKTVTKQRVESHFDLELRAAVMHDILDMMPESIKQNKAKTILQHLSEAWRCWKANIPWKVPGMPAAIENIILRYVKSKADWWSSVAHYNRERIRRGATVDKAVVRKNLGRLTRLYLKAEQERQNGYLKDGPYISSEEAVAVYTSTVHWMESRKFAPIPFPPLSYKHDTKLLVLALEKLKEAYSVHGRLNQSQREELALVEQAYDNPHECLSRIKRLLLTQRAFKEAGIEFFDTYDKLIPCYDIEPVEKITDAYLDQFLWYEADKRGLFPNWIKPSDSEPPPLLVYKWCQGINNLTDIWDTSDGECVVMMETVLSRVYEKVDFTLLSRLLRLILDHNLADYITAKQNTALTFKDMSHVNAYGMIRGLQFSSFVFQYYGLVLDLLILGLQRASELAGPPGAPNGFLQFRDGTAETRHPIRFYTRYVDRIHVLFRFNADESRDLIQRYLSANPDPNNENVIGYNNKRCWPRDCRMRLIKHDVNLGRAVFWNVKNSLPRSLTTIEWDETFVSVYSKDNPQLLFSMCGFEVRILPRIRTQHGEQYSLKDGVWNLTQESTKERTAQAFLRVSDQGVQDFNNRIRQVLMSSGSATFSKIINKWNTALIGLMTYYREAVVHTNELLDSLVKAENKVQTRVKVGLNSKMPSRFPPCVFYSPKELGGLGMLSMGFVLIPQSDLRWSKQTDSGGITHFRSGMTHEEDQLIPNLYRYLQPWEAEFLDSARVWSEYALKRKEATASNRRLTLEDLEDSWDRGLPRINTLFQKDRHTLAYDKGWRVRQHFSQYFRLRNQPFIWTNQRHDGKLWQLNNYRVDVISALGGVEGILEHSLFKGTAFPTWEGLFWEKASGFEESMKFKKLTNAQRSGLSQIPNRRFTMWWSPTINRANVYVGFQVQLDLTGVFMHGKIPTLKISLIQIFRAHLWQKIHESVVMDLCQVFDSELEALQIETVQKETIHPRKSYKMNSSASDILLFSAYKWQISRPSLLTDNRDTMDGTTSNKFWLDIQLRWGDFDSHDIERYARAKYLDYSSDSQSIYPSPTGVLIALDLAYNLYSAYGCYFPGLKPLLQQAMAKIMKANPALYVLRERIRKGLQLYSSEPTEPYLNSSNYSELFSNQIIWFVDDTNVYRVTVHKTFEGNLTTKPINGAIFIFNPRTGQLFLKIIHTSVWAGQKRLGQLAKWKTAEEVAALVRSLPVEEQPKQVIVTRKGMLDPLEVHLLDFPNIVIKGSELQLPFQATLKMEKFGDLILRATQPQMVLFNLYDDWLKSISSYTAFSRLILLLRALHVNNEKAKIILRPDRNTITESYHIWPTLDDNAWMNVEVALKDLILADFGKRNSVNVASLTASEIRDVILGMEISAPSVQRQQMAEIEKSAEAASQVTALQTKTTNIHGDEIVVTTTTQYEQQTFASKSDWRVRAISATNLPLRVNHIFVGNDDVRDDATSFTYVIPKNVLRTFIVNADLRTQVVAYLYGSSPPDNKQVKEIKAVAWVPQRGTNNGVDLPVTLPKHDFLLKDLEPLGWIKTQSQELNHLSPADVTTQGKIMANHPEWGPQSICVTCAFTPGSVSLNAWELTVAGFEWGRKNQDVTGKNEGFNPSMANRVQLLLSDRILGMTLVPEGGVWNYGVGLTQSWSEKIPYSMTLDKPEAFWAACHRPSAFLNFASMEGDDAADVENSLE; the protein is encoded by the exons AGGTGCGCAAAAGAGGAGATTCAACACCAAGAGACGGCaagggggtggtggtggtgtggatTTTGGTAaagca GACCTCCCTCCAGAGCATATTCGAAAGATTATCAAGGATCATGGGGATATGTCAAACAGAAAATTCAGGAATGATAAGCGTGTTCATTTGGGAGCGTTGAAATATGTCCCTCACGCGGTCATGAAGCTGTTGGAGAACATCCCAATGCcttgggag CAAGTCCGCGAGGTTCCGGTCCTGTATCACATTTCAGGTGCCATTACTTTCGTGAACGAAGTGCCGAGGGTTATCGAGCCAGTT TTCCATGCGCAATGGGCGTCAATGTGGCTTGCCATGCgtcgagagaagcgagatcGAAGACATTTCAAGCGAATGCGATTCCCCCCAtttgacgacgaagagcCGCCCATGGACTACGGAGATAACGTGTTGGATGTGGAGCCACTTGAGGCGATTCAGCTGgagttggacgaggaggatgacgaggctATCTTGGATTGGTTCTACGACCCGAAACCACTCCTCGATACACCACATGTGAACGGATCGAGTTATCGATATTTCCAGCTCACATTACCTCAGTTGTCCAACTTGTATCGAATTGGTCGACAATTACTTTCCGACTATTCAGATAACAACGCGTTCTACTTGTTCGACAAGAAGAGTTTCTTCACGGCGAAAGCGCTCAACATCGCGCTGCCCGGTGGACCTAAATTTGAGCCGTTGTATCGGGATATGGAGGCGTTCGATGAAGATTGGAACGAATTCAACGATATCAACAAGGTTATCATTCGAGGTGTCATCCGATCGGAATACAAGGTCGCCTTCCCCCATCTTTACAACTCCCTTCCCAGATCAGTCCACATCGGCGTCTACCATGAACCCAAGAACGTCTACATCAAGACGGACGATCCAGATCTTCCAGCGTTCTACTTCGATCCCCTTATCAACCCCATCTCCCAACGAGTCGTCCAAGAGGCGCACACACCGCTTATCTCACATGAGGATTCGGTGTTCGGATTCgggaacgaggaggatgaggactTTGAGCTGCCAGATGAGCTCGAGCCGTTCTTGGAGGACAGGGATTTGAGTAACGAGAACACGGCGGATGCCATCGCTTTGTACTGGGCACCATACCCTTACAACTTACGAAGCGggaagacgagaagagcaCAGGATATCCCTATGATCAAGAACTTCTACCTCGAGCATTGCCCTTCGGACCAACCGGTCAAGATCAGAGTATCATACCAGAAATTGCTCAAGATCTACGTTCTCAACGCGCTTCACCACAAACGACCCAAGGCGATGGCCAAGCGAAACCTTTTCAGAAGTTTGAAGAACACCAAGTTCTTCCAAACGACCACTCTCGATTGGGTTGAGGCGGGTCTCCAGGTCTGTCGACAAGGTTACAACATGCTCAACCTTTTGATCCACCGAAAGAACCTCAACTACCTCCATCTCGATTATAACTTGAACTTGAAACCGATCAAGACCCTGACGACAAAAGAACGAAAGAAGTCTCGATTCGGTAACGCTTTCCATTTGTGTAGAGAAATCCTCCGTCTCACAAAACTCATCGTCGATGCCCACGTCCAATTCCGACTCGGAAACGTCGATGCATTCCAACTTGCTGACGGTCTTCAATACATGTTCGCGCACGTCGGTCAATTGACCGGAATGTACCGATACAAATACAAGTTGATGAGACAGATTCGACAATGTAAAGATCTGAAACACTTGATCTACTCGAGGTTCAACACGGGTCCAGTTGGAAAGGGTCCCGGTGTTGGATTCTGGGCACCAGGATGGAGAGTAtggctcttcttccttcgagGTATTGTGCCGTTGTTGGAGAGATGGTTGAGTAATCTGTTGGCGCGACAATTCGAAGGACGAAACTCGAAGGGTATCGCCAAGACGGTCACAAAACAACGAGTCGAGTCACATTTCGATCTCGAACTTCGTGCCGCTGTCATGCATGACATCCTCGACATGATGCCAGAGAGCATCAAGCAAAACAAAGCCAAAACGATTTTACAACATCTTTCCGAGGCGTGGCGATGTTGGAAGGCTAACATCCCATGGAAGGTTCCCGGAATGCCCGCCGCCATCGAAAATATTATCTTGCGATACGTTAAGAGCAAGGCAGATTGGTGGTCGTCAGTGGCCCATTACAATCGAGAACGTATCAGAAGAGGAGCGACTGTCGACAAGGCGGTCGTCCGAAAGAATTTGGGTCGATTGACACGACTTTACCTCAAGGCGGAGCAAGAAAGACAAAATGGTTACCTCAAGGATGGACCCTACATCTCCTCCGAAGAGGCTGTGGCCGTCTACACTTCTACTGTGCACTGGATGGAAAGCAGAAAATTCGCACCcattcccttccctcctctctcctacAAGCACGACACGAAGCTGTTGGTTCTTGCCCTCGAAAAGCTCAAGGAGGCTTATAGTGTCCACGGTCGATTAAACCAATCTCAAAGAGAAGAGCTGGCTTTGGTCGAACAAGCATACGATAACCCGCACGAATGTTTGTCTCGAATCAAgagattgttgttgactcAACGAGCATTCAAGGAAGCTGGTATCGAATTCTTCGACACTTACGACAAGCTTATCCCTTGTTACGATATCGAGCCAGTTGAGAAGATCACCGACGCTTATCTCGATCAGTTCTTGTGGTACGAGGCGGACAAACGAGGTTTGTTCCCCAACTGGATCAAACCGTCCGACTCTGAACCTCCTCCCTTGCTCGTCTACAAATGGTGTCAGGGTATCAACAACCTGACAGACATTTGGGACACCTCAGATGGAGAGTGTGTGGTCATGATGGAGACTGTTTTGTCAAGAGTATACGAGAAAGTCGacttcacccttctcagtCGATTGTTGCGATTGATCCTCGATCACAACTTGGCAGACTACATTACCGCCAAGCAGAATACCGCCTTGACTTTCAAGGATATGTCGCACGTCAATGCGTACGGTATGATCAGAGGATTGCAATTCTCGTCCTTCGTGTTCCAATACTACggtctcgttctcgactTGCTCATTCTCGGTTTGCAACGAGCGAGTGAACTCGCCGGTCCTCCCGGAGCACCAAACGGTTTCCTCCAGTTCCGAGATGGTACAGCGGAAACTCGTCACCCTATTCGATTCTATACTCGATACGTCGATCGAATTCACGTACTCTTCCGATTCAACGCCGATGAATCTCGAGATTTGATCCAACGATATCTCAGTGCCAACCCGGACCCGAACAATGAGAACGTTATTGGGTACAACAACAAGAGGTGTTGGCCGAGGGATTGTCGAATGCGTTTGATCAAACACGATGTCAACCTTGGTCGAGCTGTGTTCTGGAACGTCAAGAACTCTCTCCCTCGATCTTTGACTACCATCGAGTGGGATGAGACCTTTGTCTCTGTCTATTCCAAGGACAACCCGCAACTCTTGTTCTCCATGTGTGGATTCGAAGTCCGAATCCTCCCTCGTATCCGAACACAGCACGGAGAACAGTACTCGCTCAAGGATGGTGTTTGGAACCTCACCCAGGAATCTACCAAGGAACGAACAGCGCAAGCTTTCCTCCGAGTGTCCGACCAGGGTGTCCAGGACTTCAACAACCGTATCAGACAGGTTCTCATGTCTTCAGGTAGTGCTACGTTCAGcaagatcatcaacaaatGGAACACCGCTTTGATCGGGTTAATGACGTACTACAGAGAGGCCGTTGTCCACACGAACGAGCTGTTGGATTCACTTGTGAAAGCAGAGAACAAGGTGCAGACCCGAGTGAAGGTCGGACTGAACTCTAAAATGccttcaag ATTCCCGCCATGTGTGTTCTATTCGCCTAAGGAATTGGGTGGTCTTGGAATGCTTTCGATGGGTTTCGTCTTGATCCCGCAATCGGATCTTCGATGGTCGAAACAGACCGACAGTGGCGGTATCACCCATTTCCGATCGGGTATGACGcacgaggaagatcaactCATCCCGAACTTGTATCGATACTTGCAACCCTGGGAAGCAGAGTTCCTCGACTCCGCAAGAGTCTGGTCTGAATATGcattgaagaggaaggaggcaACT GCTTCAAACAGAAGGTTGACGCTCGAGGATCTCGAGGACTC ATGGGATCGAGGTCTTCCAAGGATCAACACCCTCTTCCAGAAAGACCGACACACCTTGGCCTACGACAAGGGATGGCGAGTCCGACAACACTTCTCGCAATACTTCCGACTCAGAAATCAGCCCTTCATCTGGACTAACCAGCGTCACGATGGTAAACTTTGGCAGTTGAACAACTACCGAGTGGATGTCATTTCGGCGTTGGGAGGTGTTGAGGGTATTCTTGAGCATTCGCTATTCAAGGGAACTGCATTCCCGACCTGGGAGGGTCTGTTCTGGGAGAAAGCATCTG GTTTCGAGGAGTCGATGAAGTTCAAGAAACTCACCAATGCTCAGCGATCGGGTCTTTCCCAGATTCCTAACCGTCGATTCACCATGTGGTGGTCGCCCACAATCAACCGAGCGAACGTCTACGTCGGTTTCCAAGTGCAACTTGATTTGACTGGTGTCTTTATGCACGGTAAAATCCCGACATTGAAGATCTCGCTCATCCAGATCTTCCGAGCGCACTTGTGGCAGAAGATCCACGAGTCGGTTGTTATGGACTTGTGTCAGGTCTTCGACTCGGAGTTGGAGGCTTTGCAGATCGAGACTGTCCAAAAGGAGACTATCCATCCCAGAAAGTCGTACAAGATGAACTCTTCGGCTTCTGATATCCTTCTTTTCTCGGCTTACAAGTGGCAGATCTCTCGACCTTCGCTCTTGACTGATAACCGAGACACTATGGACGGTACCACTTCCAACAAGTTCTGGCTTGATATCCAACTTCGATGGGGTGACTTTGACTCTCACGACATTGAACGATATGCTCGTGCCAAATACCTCGATTACTCCTCCGACAGTCAATCGATCTACCCTTCGCCCACTGGTGTTCTTATTGCTCTTGATCTCGCATACAACTTGTACTCGGCGTACGGTTGTTACTTCCCGGGTCTCAAGCCGCTCCTGCAGCAGGCCATGGCGAAGATCATGAAGGCCAACCCTGCTCTCTACGTTCTTCGTGAACGAATCAGGAAGGGTCTCCAGCTCTACTCCTCCGAGCCTACCGAGCCGTACCTCAACTCGTCCAACTACTCAGAGTTGTTCTCAAACCAGATTATCTGGTTCGTCGACGACACCAACGTGTACCGAGTGACAGTCCACAAGACTTTCGAAGGCAACTTGACCACAAAGCCTATCAACGGTGCCATCTTTATCTTCAACCCTCGAACAGGTCAATTGTTCTTGAAGATTATTCACACCTCGGTTTGGGCTGGTCAGAAACGTCTCGGTCAATTGGCGAAATGGAAAACGGCAGAAGAAGTAGCGGCTTTGGTTCGATCGTTGCCCGTTGAAGAACAGCCCAAGCAGGTCATTGTCACCCGAAAGGGTATGCTTGACCCCTTGGAGGTCCACTTGCTTGATTTCcccaacatcgtcatcaaggGTTCAGAGCTTCAGTTGCCCTTCCAGGCCACattgaagatggagaagttCGGTGATCTTATTTTG CGTGCAACTCAACCTCAAATGGTCCTATTCAACTTGTACGACGATTGGCTCAAGTCCATCTCCAGTTACACTGCCTTCTCTCGTCTGATTCTCTTGCTCCGTGCTCTTCACGTCAACAACGAGAAGGCCAAGATTATCTTGCGTCCCGACAGGAACACGATCACCGAGTCGTACCACATCTGGCCCACATTGGACGACAACGCGTGGATGAAC GTCGAGGTCGCTCTCAAGGACCTCATCTTGGCCGACTTCGGTAAACGAAACAGTGTCAATGTCGCCTCGCTCACCGCTAGTGAAATCCGAGACGTTATTCTGGGTATGGAGATTTCTGCGCCTTCGGTTCAGCGACAGCAGATggcggagatcgagaagtcTGCCGAAGCTGCTAGTCAAGTCACCGCTCTCCAGACCAAGACTACCAACATCCACGGTGACGAGATCGTCGTTACGACTACTACTCAGTACGAGCAACAGACTTTCGCAAGCAAGTCTGATTGGCGAGTACGAGCTATCAGTGCTACCAACTTGCCACTTCGTGTCAACCACATCTTTGTCGGAAACGATGATGTTCGAGACGACGCTACCAGTTTCACCTACGTCATTCCCAAGAACGTTCTCCGTACATTCATTGTCAATGCCGATCTTCGAACTCAGGTCGTCGCATACTTGTACggttcttctccacctgacAATAAGcaggtcaaggagatcaaagcggTTGCGTGGGTGCCTCAAAGAGGTACCAACAACGGTGTCGATCTTCCCGTCACTTTGCCTAAGCACGACTTCTTGCTCAAGGATCTCGAGCCTCTCGGATGGATCAAAACGCAATCACAGGAACTCAACCATCTCTCACCAGCGGACGTCACGACTCAAGGAAAGATCATGGCGAACCATCCTGAATGGGGACCTCAATCGATCTGTGTCACCTGTGCCTTCACACCCGGTTCCGTCTCTCTCAACGCGTGGGAACTTACGGTTGCCGGATTCGAATGGGGTAGGAAGAACCAGGATGTCACGGGCAAGAACGAGGGCTTCAACCCATCCATGGCGAACAGAGTACAATTGCTCTTGTCTGACAGGATCCTGGGTATGACCCTTGTCCCTGAAGGTGGTGTGTGGAACTATGGTGTTGGTTTGACCCAAAGCTGGTCAGAGAAGATCCCATACAGTATGACACTTGACAAGCCCGAGGCGTTCTGGGCAGCATGTCATCGACCC AGCGCGTTCCTCAACTTTGCGTCgatggaaggtgatgatgcgGCTGATGTGGAGAACAGTTTGGAGTAG